From Verrucomicrobiota bacterium, the proteins below share one genomic window:
- a CDS encoding very short patch repair endonuclease: MARRTDTVSVAERSRIMSAVRSGGNKATEMVLVKLLRKHGITGWRRRVRLSGKPDFVFAAQKVAIFVDGCFWHGCPKHCRMPKGNKDYWRPRIAGNRARDALVSRRLRRAGWRVFRVWEHELARRNEARLPGRLRRALA, encoded by the coding sequence ATGGCGCGGAGAACCGACACCGTTTCTGTGGCGGAGCGCTCAAGAATCATGAGCGCCGTGAGAAGCGGTGGCAACAAAGCAACTGAGATGGTTTTGGTGAAGCTCCTGCGCAAGCATGGAATCACCGGCTGGCGGCGGCGCGTGAGGTTGAGTGGAAAACCAGACTTCGTCTTCGCAGCTCAGAAAGTTGCAATCTTTGTGGACGGCTGTTTCTGGCATGGCTGTCCCAAGCACTGCCGGATGCCAAAGGGCAACAAAGACTACTGGCGACCGAGGATTGCGGGCAACCGAGCGCGCGACGCGCTCGTGTCGCGCAGATTGCGGCGTGCGGGCTGGCGGGTGTTCCGCGTGTGGGAGCATGAGCTTGCGCGGAGGAATGAAGCCCGTTTGCCTGGTCGGCTTCGCCGGGCTTTGGCCTGA
- a CDS encoding DNA cytosine methyltransferase, producing the protein MGFTITANFRNPGSGRFTHYRDKRSITVREAARLQSFDDRFIFHGYETDQERHVGNAVPPLLSEALATHFGNLVCSA; encoded by the coding sequence ATTGGCTTTACGATCACAGCCAATTTCCGAAATCCAGGGTCAGGACGCTTCACACACTACCGCGACAAGCGATCAATCACAGTGCGCGAAGCCGCACGCCTCCAATCCTTCGACGACCGCTTCATCTTCCACGGCTACGAAACAGATCAAGAGCGGCATGTCGGTAACGCCGTGCCTCCGCTTCTGTCTGAAGCTCTCGCTACACATTTCGGAAATCTTGTCTGCTCGGCTTAA